A genomic region of Miscanthus floridulus cultivar M001 chromosome 3, ASM1932011v1, whole genome shotgun sequence contains the following coding sequences:
- the LOC136545017 gene encoding uncharacterized protein: protein MAEMVSSAVIQESVSQIISGLVQKYEKVETNEIRNIERLEMAHIRLEAALETSEKWQITDASLLHWRKKLKRAAQDCGDTLHKGKQRILEEEKMEQEVMNSSFPKRIAHATKSFVFSIFNHDNKELSRSVVKQFEWYADGASEFLRFIEFGGTPYYHIMPFGSLIKNLFAGKELHHKIVRGNNPSLLLWLAPFRTAEHGTEAIMVFIKKEGTAPEGNIYFSMIVQLSESTDIVGIAVKSMQLFAPHVKSIVENIAKELTQLPTQDLSWVPFVYSYQKEHWGNLHSLATQWFRPNPLCCKQHDRHCAQPFSNQDMAGISDVSLEPLIEFNLQWQVSRTVYRKHKASLSGGIMSLQDSPYLKAGITFAPHGSSVDMIPENKSSEAREIVGGDQHLLHTDITLQKLGEIMLPKAIDYFCQNAEATVYQMVWKSKHGDARIQVERPSMRTFRKSLRTRRTIGEPTKRKLFQGQEHEVWSWTHMISHLLDLWSTHAPIQLQRPVKDWMQKEREIQLVERKGKSFRKDVLSDRVSIA from the coding sequence ATGGCGGAGATGGTAAGTTCTGCGGTTATCCAGGAGTCAGTTAGCCAAATTATATCTGGTCTGGTTCAAAAATATGAGAAAGTGGAAACAAATGAAATCAGAAACATAGAGAGGCTAGAGATGGCACACATCAGGCTTGAGGCTGCTCTTGAGACATCAGAAAAGTGGCAGATCACTGACGCATCCTTGTTGCATTGGCGTAAGAAGCTGAAGCGTGCTGCTCAAGATTGTGGCGACACACTCCACAAAGGCAAACAAAGAATCCTAGAAGAAGAAAAGATGGAACAGGAGGTAATGAATTCCTCCTTTCCCAAGCGGATCGCACATGCTACCAAGTCATTTGTTTTCTCCATCTTTAACCACGACAACAAGGAGTTGAGCAGATCAGTTGTTAAACAATTTGAGTGGTATGCAGATGGAGCTAGTGAATTCCTAAGATTCATAGAGTTTGGTGGCACACCATACTATCACATCATGCCTTTTGGCTCCCTTATCAAGAACCTTTTTGCAGGCAAAGAACTACACCATAAAATCGTTCGGGGAAACAATCCTTCGTTACTACTATGGTTGGCGCCCTTCAGAACTGCAGAGCATGGAACTGAGGCTATCATGGTATTTATAAAAAAAGAAGGCACTGCACCAGAGGGTAATATCTACTTTAGTATGATAGTACAGCTATCAGAGAGTACAGACATAGTTGGAATTGCAGTTAAGAGCATGCAGTTGTTTGCCCCTCATGTCAAGTCTATAGTTGAAAATATTGCCAAAGAACTTACTCAACTACCTACTCAAGACCTATCATGGGTGCCATTTGTTTATTCATACCAGAAAGAACATTGGGGTAATCTTCATAGCCTTGCGACTCAGTGGTTTCGCCCAAACCCGTTATGTTGCAAGCAGCATGATCGGCATTGTGCTCAACCTTTTAGCAACCAAGACATGGCAGGAATATCAGATGTTTCGCTAGAACCACTAATTGAATTTAATTTGCAGTGGCAAGTCTCACGGACTGTTTATAGGAAACATAAGGCCTCTCTGTCTGGAGGTATAATGTCTCTGCAAGATTCTCCATATCTGAAAGCTGGAATTACCTTTGCACCCCATGGGTCTTCTGTAGACATGATACCAGAGAATAAAAGTTCTGAAGCAAGGGAGATAGTTGGTGGAGATCAACATCTCTTGCATACAGACATTACCTTGCAAAAACTAGGAGAGATCATGCTACCAAAGGCCATTGATTACTTCTGCCAGAATGCTGAAGCGACAGTGTACCAGATGGTTTGGAAGTCCAAACATGGGGATGCACGCATCCAGGTTGAAAGGCCAAGCATGAGAACATTCAGAAAAAGCTTACGAACACGGAGAACTATTGGGGAACCTACAAAAAGAAAGTTGTTTCAAGGACAGGAACACGAAGTTTGGAGCTGGACACATATGATTAGTCACTTGCTCGACTTATGGAGTACCCATGCTCCCATCCAACTGCAAAGGCCAGTCAAGGACTGGATGCAGAAAGAAAGGGAAATTCAGCTTgtagaaaggaaaggaaaatctTTCAGAAAGGATGTCCTCAGTGATAGAGTTAGTATCGCATAA